A region from the Leptospirillum ferriphilum ML-04 genome encodes:
- a CDS encoding TIGR03013 family XrtA/PEP-CTERM system glycosyltransferase produces the protein MIRIFNHYVSVSVLLVLLGDALFAGLAVAGIFTFVLGPQNGALAGRGIMVGAVWVVLSAFLFFQAGLYDTLNFEDERTNLIRILSAFVILGGLGFLVMVAFPVFRMGWKEALLLTGLTLGGILAWRRFVVLRLPFLGWKRRTLILGTFQIGRIFEELNKFRHNIRIHGVVDAQKLKEFDLVGYALEHRIHSIVISLKDRRGTLPIHNILACKMHGIDVMEWATFYEKNTNKIDIMNINPSHLILGDGFQRNRLTILVKGAMDRILAFLGLLLFLPVGLVISLLIRLESPGPVFYSQERVGLNGRPFRILKFRSMVADAEKGLAPQWASQNDPRITRIGAFLRKTRLDEVPQLINILKGEMSFVGPRPERPFFVAELEKSIPFYQLRHVTKPGLSGWAQIRYRYGATVEDAAKKLEYDLYYIKNLSIFLDLMIFLETIQVILFGKGSR, from the coding sequence ATGATCCGGATTTTCAACCACTACGTTTCCGTCAGCGTGCTGCTGGTTCTTCTGGGGGATGCTCTTTTTGCCGGTCTGGCCGTGGCGGGGATCTTCACCTTCGTTCTCGGGCCTCAAAACGGGGCGCTCGCGGGCAGAGGGATTATGGTGGGTGCGGTCTGGGTCGTCCTGTCGGCCTTCCTCTTCTTCCAGGCGGGGCTCTACGATACCCTGAACTTTGAGGACGAACGGACGAACCTGATCCGGATCCTGTCCGCCTTCGTCATCCTCGGGGGACTCGGTTTCCTCGTGATGGTCGCCTTTCCGGTCTTCCGCATGGGATGGAAGGAAGCGCTTCTTCTGACCGGTCTCACCCTCGGCGGAATCCTCGCGTGGCGCCGGTTTGTGGTTCTCCGTCTGCCGTTTTTGGGCTGGAAGCGAAGGACTCTCATCCTGGGGACGTTCCAGATCGGCCGGATTTTCGAGGAGCTGAACAAATTCCGGCACAACATCCGGATCCATGGCGTGGTGGACGCCCAGAAACTCAAGGAATTCGATCTGGTCGGCTACGCGCTCGAACACCGGATCCATTCCATTGTGATTTCTCTCAAGGACCGGAGGGGAACCCTTCCGATTCACAATATCCTGGCCTGCAAGATGCACGGGATCGATGTCATGGAGTGGGCCACTTTTTACGAAAAGAACACGAACAAGATCGATATCATGAACATCAATCCGAGCCATCTGATTTTAGGCGACGGATTTCAGAGGAACCGTCTTACGATCCTCGTCAAGGGAGCGATGGACCGGATCCTGGCCTTTCTGGGACTGCTTCTTTTTCTGCCGGTCGGTCTCGTGATCTCGCTTCTGATCCGGCTCGAATCTCCCGGTCCGGTATTTTACAGCCAGGAGCGGGTGGGCCTGAACGGCCGTCCGTTCCGGATTCTGAAATTCCGGTCGATGGTGGCCGATGCGGAGAAGGGACTCGCCCCCCAGTGGGCGTCCCAGAACGACCCCCGCATCACCCGGATCGGGGCCTTTCTCCGGAAGACGCGTCTCGACGAGGTTCCCCAGCTGATCAATATTCTGAAAGGGGAGATGAGTTTTGTGGGTCCTCGTCCCGAAAGACCCTTTTTTGTGGCGGAGCTTGAAAAATCCATTCCGTTCTACCAGCTCCGGCACGTGACCAAGCCGGGCCTGTCCGGATGGGCCCAGATCCGCTACCGCTACGGGGCCACCGTCGAAGACGCGGCCAAAAAGCTCGAGTACGACCTGTACTACATCAAGAACCTGTCCATCTTTCTCGACCTGATGATTTTTCTGGAGACGATCCAGGTCATCCTGTTCGGAAAAGGAAGCCGCTAA
- a CDS encoding SLBB domain-containing protein: MRNKDLLRKKRTGWTGAILGILFLLGMTHLSKPASAAGLYHIGVGDTLSITVWEEPKLNGVFSVLPDGMITMPLLGTFRAAGYTSESLSRHIARRMSAIFRKAPSVTVTVKGMGNNFFYISGAVGKPGVVPFTHNIRLLQAIILAGGATMAAKEDSVVLIRDNKPRTLSIEKLDQGKDLSQNVRILPQDIIIVPVKTEQIYLMGEVAGPGAYYYNKGMTVMQALIQAHGFTQFASLGSVRIIRKQKDGTKKIVHIDINHIENEKKTEAKEYLKPGDLIYVPQRMF, encoded by the coding sequence ATGCGAAACAAAGATCTGCTGAGAAAAAAAAGAACGGGGTGGACCGGTGCAATTCTCGGAATCCTTTTTCTGCTGGGGATGACGCATTTATCAAAACCAGCCTCCGCTGCCGGACTCTACCATATCGGTGTGGGAGATACCCTGAGCATTACCGTCTGGGAAGAACCGAAACTGAACGGAGTGTTCAGCGTCCTGCCCGACGGCATGATCACCATGCCGCTTCTGGGCACCTTTCGGGCGGCCGGGTACACGAGCGAAAGCCTGTCCCGCCATATCGCCCGGAGGATGAGCGCCATCTTCCGAAAAGCCCCGTCGGTGACCGTGACGGTCAAGGGGATGGGGAACAACTTCTTCTACATCTCCGGGGCGGTCGGAAAGCCGGGGGTGGTTCCCTTCACCCACAACATCCGGCTTCTGCAGGCGATCATTCTGGCCGGCGGAGCGACCATGGCCGCAAAAGAGGATTCCGTCGTCCTGATCCGGGACAACAAGCCCAGGACTCTCTCCATCGAAAAGCTCGACCAGGGGAAGGACCTGTCCCAGAACGTCCGGATTCTCCCCCAGGACATCATCATCGTGCCGGTCAAGACCGAACAGATTTATTTGATGGGTGAGGTGGCCGGCCCGGGCGCCTATTACTACAACAAGGGGATGACGGTCATGCAGGCCCTGATCCAGGCCCACGGCTTCACGCAGTTCGCCTCCCTGGGGTCTGTCCGGATCATTCGCAAGCAGAAGGACGGAACCAAAAAGATCGTCCACATCGACATCAATCATATCGAGAACGAGAAGAAGACCGAAGCCAAGGAATACTTGAAGCCGGGAGACCTGATCTATGTGCCCCAGCGGATGTTCTAG
- a CDS encoding polysaccharide deacetylase family protein, whose product MNVPQALVLMYHQIVPEGSPEGWVPSSLADARYGVSLRNFARQMAFLRENGVDVVSLDDWIGGQVSPGPRSSPRVIVTFDDGYESDWTLAAPVLESFSIPATFFVSTGYLGSTGMMREDQLRRLAENPLFSIGSHGETHRFLTTLPEESCRLELVRSFARIRSLTGQTAVDLSAPGGRINRAIASLARKIGYRAVLTSKPGILCGSGNLVSIPRLPILNAHSPEEFAELLDPRSWAFRMDRLVRMAKQGLRGLAMGLGIRDRIRT is encoded by the coding sequence GTGAACGTTCCTCAGGCGCTGGTTCTGATGTACCATCAGATCGTTCCGGAGGGCTCTCCTGAAGGGTGGGTGCCTTCTTCTCTGGCAGACGCCCGGTACGGGGTGAGTCTCCGGAATTTTGCACGACAGATGGCTTTTCTCCGGGAAAACGGCGTTGACGTCGTGTCTCTCGACGACTGGATCGGCGGGCAGGTTTCCCCCGGCCCCCGGTCTTCTCCGCGCGTGATTGTGACGTTCGATGACGGATACGAGAGCGACTGGACACTGGCCGCTCCGGTGCTGGAAAGTTTCTCCATCCCGGCGACATTTTTTGTGTCCACCGGATATCTCGGTTCGACGGGGATGATGAGGGAAGACCAGCTCCGCCGCCTGGCCGAAAATCCGCTTTTTTCAATCGGCTCCCACGGAGAAACGCATCGCTTCCTGACGACTCTTCCGGAAGAGTCTTGTCGTCTCGAGCTGGTCCGTTCGTTTGCCCGGATCCGCTCCCTCACCGGCCAGACGGCCGTAGATCTCTCGGCGCCGGGCGGTCGAATCAACCGGGCCATCGCATCGCTTGCCCGAAAAATCGGTTATCGCGCCGTGCTGACCTCGAAGCCGGGGATTCTTTGCGGTTCGGGAAATCTTGTTTCCATTCCGAGGCTTCCGATCCTGAATGCGCATTCCCCGGAGGAGTTCGCCGAACTCCTCGATCCCCGGTCCTGGGCATTCCGGATGGACCGTCTGGTGCGCATGGCCAAGCAAGGATTGCGAGGACTGGCCATGGGGCTTGGAATCCGGGACCGGATCCGCACATGA